One genomic window of Actinoplanes lobatus includes the following:
- a CDS encoding TldD/PmbA family protein: protein MSETDLAARVLDLVRELAGGSCEAEVNVRREAEALTRFANSAIHQNVASATTGVRLRLHTDGRTAGGSTTLTSDDGLRTLVERTLAAARVSPADRSWPGLAPPAPLWLSPGHPGSDEWSGYPFGFDEATARADPAERAGRVRDFVDAAGGMETAGYCRTLSVSAAFANTAGQAVEGRTAEAAMDGIARADGADGVARLAAARLADLDGAVLGARAAAKARAARNPVELPPGEYEVVLEPDAVSDLLENLAVFGFDGKAHHQQQSFAELGKEQFDPSVTIVDEPLGGREEQAADLPFDDEGTPRRTLVLVRDGVTTAVTHDRTSAARAGAESTGHASPASRSWGPHATHLRLEAEPLSGHGPAAGGPELIADSARPLVARMRRGLLVTDLWYTRVLDPKTLVITGLTRNGVWLVEDGEVTAPVSNLRFTQSYPQALAPGRVLGIGPSTVLLPERWGRSRYGAPALHLATWNVTGNASG from the coding sequence ATGAGCGAGACGGATCTCGCCGCCCGGGTCTTGGACCTGGTGCGGGAACTGGCCGGGGGAAGTTGCGAGGCCGAGGTCAACGTGCGGCGCGAGGCCGAGGCGCTGACCCGGTTCGCCAACTCGGCGATCCATCAGAACGTGGCCTCGGCCACCACCGGGGTCCGGCTGCGCCTGCACACCGACGGGCGGACAGCTGGCGGCTCCACCACCCTGACCAGCGACGACGGGCTGCGCACCCTGGTCGAGCGGACCCTCGCGGCGGCCCGGGTGAGCCCGGCCGACCGGTCCTGGCCGGGTCTCGCCCCGCCGGCCCCGCTGTGGCTGTCGCCCGGTCATCCCGGCTCGGACGAGTGGTCCGGGTACCCCTTCGGTTTCGATGAGGCGACCGCCCGGGCCGACCCGGCCGAGCGCGCCGGCCGGGTCCGCGACTTCGTCGACGCGGCCGGCGGCATGGAGACGGCCGGCTACTGCCGGACACTGTCCGTGTCGGCCGCTTTCGCCAACACCGCCGGGCAGGCCGTCGAAGGGCGGACAGCGGAGGCCGCGATGGACGGCATCGCCCGCGCGGACGGCGCGGACGGGGTGGCCCGGCTGGCCGCGGCCCGGCTCGCCGACCTGGACGGGGCGGTGCTCGGCGCCCGCGCCGCCGCCAAGGCCCGTGCCGCCCGCAACCCGGTCGAGCTGCCCCCCGGTGAGTACGAAGTGGTCCTCGAACCGGACGCGGTCTCCGACCTGCTGGAGAACCTCGCGGTCTTCGGCTTCGACGGCAAGGCGCACCACCAGCAGCAGAGCTTCGCCGAGCTGGGCAAGGAGCAGTTCGACCCATCGGTGACCATCGTGGACGAGCCGCTCGGCGGCCGCGAGGAGCAGGCCGCCGACCTGCCGTTCGACGACGAGGGCACGCCCCGGCGCACGCTGGTGCTGGTGCGCGACGGGGTGACCACGGCGGTGACCCATGACCGCACCTCGGCCGCGCGGGCGGGCGCCGAGTCGACCGGGCACGCGTCGCCGGCGTCCCGCTCGTGGGGGCCGCACGCCACGCACCTGCGCCTGGAGGCGGAGCCCCTTTCCGGTCACGGCCCGGCGGCCGGCGGCCCGGAGTTGATCGCCGATTCGGCCCGCCCGCTGGTCGCCCGGATGCGCCGGGGCCTGCTGGTGACCGATCTCTGGTACACGCGGGTCCTCGACCCGAAGACTCTCGTGATCACCGGGCTGACCCGTAACGGCGTCTGGCTCGTTGAGGACGGTGAGGTCACCGCGCCGGTGAGCAATCTTCGTTTCACCCAGTCCTACCCGCAGGCGCTGGCCCCGGGCCGGGTGCTGGGGATCGGCCCGTCGACGGTGCTGTTGCCGGAGCGGTGGGGCCGGTCCCGGTACGGCGCTCCCGCCCTGCACCTGGCGACGTGGAACGTGACGGGGAACGCCTCCGGATAG
- a CDS encoding fumarate reductase/succinate dehydrogenase flavoprotein subunit translates to MSTKIERHLYDVVVIGAGGAGLRAAIEARLAGKRTAIISKSLFGKAHTVMAEGGAAAAMGNVNSNDNWMVHFRDTMRGGKFLNNFRMAELHAKEAPERIWELETYGALFDRTKDGKISQRNFGGHEYPRLAHVGDRTGLELIRTLQQKIVSLQQEDFAETGSYESRIRVFQETTITELMLDGDRVAGAFGYYRESGEFLLFETPAVVLATGGVGRSYKVTSNSWEYTGDGHALALRSGATLINMEFLQFHPTGMVWPPSVKGILVTESVRGDGGVLRNSDGKRFMFDYVPDVFRKQYAETEEEGDRWYTDPDNNRRPPELLPRDEVARAINSEVKAGRGSPAGGVFLDVSTRLPAEQIIKRLPSMHHQFKELADVDITKEPMEVGPTCHYVMGGVEVDPDTGAAFGTVQGLFAAGEVSGGMHGSNRLGGNSLSDLLVFGKRAGEHASAYVDTLGVRPKPAKIDVAAAAEVALAPLARSGGENPYTLQQDLQAVMGDLVGIIRRAGELTDALKRLQELKARVANVSADGGRLYNPGWHLALDLRNMLVVSECTAKAALEREESRGGHTREDFPVMSPEWRRVNLVCSLDEAGEVHLERKPVPRMRTELIDLFDRSELAKYMTDEELAEVEAE, encoded by the coding sequence ATGAGCACCAAGATCGAACGACACCTGTACGACGTCGTCGTGATCGGCGCCGGTGGGGCCGGACTCCGCGCGGCGATCGAGGCCCGGCTCGCCGGGAAACGCACCGCGATCATCTCGAAGTCGCTGTTCGGCAAGGCCCACACGGTGATGGCCGAGGGTGGCGCCGCCGCCGCGATGGGCAACGTCAACTCGAACGACAACTGGATGGTCCACTTCCGCGACACCATGCGCGGCGGCAAGTTCCTGAACAACTTCCGGATGGCCGAGCTGCACGCCAAGGAGGCCCCGGAGCGGATCTGGGAGCTGGAGACGTACGGCGCGCTCTTCGACCGTACGAAAGACGGAAAGATCTCCCAGCGGAACTTCGGCGGCCACGAGTACCCGCGCCTCGCCCACGTCGGCGACCGCACCGGCCTGGAACTGATCCGCACCCTGCAACAGAAGATCGTCTCGCTCCAGCAGGAGGACTTCGCCGAGACCGGCAGCTACGAGTCCCGGATCCGGGTCTTCCAGGAGACCACGATCACCGAGCTGATGCTGGACGGCGACCGGGTGGCCGGGGCGTTCGGCTACTACCGCGAGTCCGGCGAGTTCCTGCTCTTCGAGACTCCGGCCGTGGTGCTGGCCACCGGCGGGGTGGGCCGCAGCTACAAGGTCACGTCGAACTCCTGGGAGTACACGGGCGACGGCCACGCGCTGGCCCTGCGCTCCGGGGCGACGCTGATCAACATGGAGTTCCTCCAGTTCCACCCGACCGGCATGGTGTGGCCGCCCAGCGTGAAGGGCATCCTGGTCACCGAGTCGGTCCGGGGCGACGGCGGGGTGCTGCGCAACTCCGACGGCAAGCGGTTCATGTTCGACTACGTCCCCGACGTCTTCCGCAAGCAGTACGCGGAGACCGAGGAGGAGGGCGACCGCTGGTACACCGACCCCGACAACAACCGCCGCCCACCCGAGCTGCTGCCCCGCGACGAGGTGGCCCGGGCCATCAACAGCGAGGTCAAGGCGGGGCGCGGCAGTCCGGCCGGCGGCGTCTTCCTGGACGTGTCCACCCGGCTGCCGGCCGAGCAGATCATCAAGCGTCTCCCGTCGATGCACCACCAGTTCAAGGAGCTGGCCGACGTCGACATCACCAAGGAGCCGATGGAGGTCGGGCCGACCTGTCACTACGTGATGGGCGGGGTCGAGGTCGATCCGGACACCGGCGCGGCCTTCGGCACGGTTCAGGGGCTGTTCGCGGCCGGCGAGGTGTCCGGCGGCATGCACGGGTCCAACCGGCTGGGCGGCAACTCGCTCTCCGACCTGCTGGTCTTCGGCAAGCGGGCGGGTGAGCACGCTTCCGCCTATGTGGACACGCTCGGCGTACGCCCGAAGCCCGCGAAGATCGACGTGGCCGCCGCGGCCGAGGTGGCACTCGCCCCTCTGGCCCGCTCCGGCGGGGAGAACCCGTACACGTTGCAGCAGGACCTCCAGGCGGTGATGGGCGATCTGGTCGGCATCATCCGCCGTGCGGGCGAGCTGACCGACGCGCTCAAGCGCCTCCAGGAGCTGAAGGCCCGGGTGGCGAACGTGAGCGCCGACGGCGGCCGGCTCTACAACCCCGGCTGGCATCTGGCCCTCGACCTGCGCAACATGCTGGTCGTCTCGGAGTGCACGGCCAAGGCGGCGCTGGAGCGGGAGGAGTCGCGGGGCGGCCACACCCGCGAGGACTTCCCGGTGATGAGCCCGGAGTGGCGGCGCGTCAACCTGGTCTGCTCGCTCGACGAGGCCGGCGAGGTGCACCTGGAACGCAAACCGGTCCCGCGGATGCGGACCGAGCTGATCGACCTGTTCGACCGCAGTGAGCTGGCCAAATACATGACCGATGAGGAACTCGCCGAGGTGGAGGCAGAGTGA
- a CDS encoding succinate dehydrogenase/fumarate reductase iron-sulfur subunit, which produces MKRHFRVWRGDASGGDLRDFDVEVNEGEVVLDIIHRLQATQAPDLACRWNCKAGKCGSCSMEINGMPRLGCMTRMSTFTEDETITITPIRTFPVIRDLVTDVSFNYEKARETPAFAPPPGVAPGDYRMQQVDVERSQEFRKCIECFLCQNTCHVIRDHDENKPAFSGPRFFIRAAELDMHPLDDRADRKEYAQASQGLGYCNITKCCTEVCPEHIKITDNAIIPMKERVVDRRYDPLVWLGRKIFRRDELESAPGNPSAPNPRTANPQTANPRTANPRTVSPPTVNPPMSSARLPQTAPVGPDGHMDIAELVAPQQGGLSPFGEDVEFPLPPEQISYHHPDPDKTPDH; this is translated from the coding sequence GTGAAACGCCACTTTCGTGTCTGGCGCGGCGACGCATCCGGCGGCGACCTGCGCGACTTCGACGTCGAGGTGAACGAGGGCGAGGTCGTCCTCGACATCATCCACCGGTTGCAGGCCACCCAGGCGCCCGACCTGGCCTGCCGGTGGAACTGCAAGGCCGGCAAGTGCGGCTCCTGCTCGATGGAGATCAACGGCATGCCGCGGCTCGGCTGCATGACCCGGATGTCGACGTTCACCGAGGACGAGACCATCACGATCACCCCGATCCGGACCTTCCCGGTGATCCGCGACCTGGTCACCGACGTCTCCTTCAACTACGAGAAGGCGCGGGAGACGCCCGCGTTCGCCCCGCCGCCCGGCGTCGCCCCCGGCGACTACCGGATGCAGCAGGTCGACGTGGAACGCAGCCAGGAGTTCCGGAAGTGCATCGAGTGCTTCCTCTGCCAGAACACCTGCCACGTGATCCGCGACCACGACGAGAACAAGCCGGCCTTCTCCGGCCCGCGCTTCTTCATCCGGGCCGCCGAGCTGGACATGCACCCGCTCGACGATCGTGCGGACCGCAAGGAGTACGCGCAGGCCAGCCAGGGTCTCGGCTACTGCAACATCACCAAGTGCTGCACCGAGGTCTGCCCCGAACACATCAAGATCACCGACAACGCGATCATCCCGATGAAGGAGCGCGTGGTCGACCGCCGCTACGACCCCCTGGTCTGGCTGGGCCGCAAGATCTTCCGCCGCGACGAGCTGGAGTCGGCGCCCGGCAATCCGTCGGCGCCCAATCCGCGGACCGCCAATCCCCAGACGGCCAATCCGCGGACGGCCAATCCACGGACGGTCAGTCCGCCGACGGTCAATCCGCCGATGTCCAGCGCCCGCCTCCCGCAGACGGCGCCGGTCGGCCCCGACGGCCACATGGACATCGCCGAACTTGTCGCCCCGCAGCAGGGCGGCCTCTCGCCCTTCGGCGAGGACGTCGAGTTCCCGCTCCCACCGGAGCAGATCTCCTACCATCACCCCGACCCGGACAAAACCCCCGACCATTGA
- a CDS encoding GNAT family N-acetyltransferase codes for MPLLTTPALPPGSLSTSAQPVIDGEGLRLRPWRDTDVDAVVAGFADPAIQRWHCRSLSRDEALDWIAQWPPRWRAETDAGWAIVENDQVVGQTGLRHISLAEGLGHVSYWVLPSARGQRIAPRALTALTRWSIGELGLHRLELSHSTHNAASCRVAQRSGYLLEGTKRSEARHTDGWHDMHLHAHLATD; via the coding sequence GTGCCTCTTCTCACCACGCCGGCGCTTCCGCCGGGTTCGCTGTCCACATCGGCGCAGCCCGTCATCGACGGTGAAGGGCTGCGGCTACGGCCGTGGCGGGACACCGACGTGGATGCGGTCGTGGCGGGTTTCGCCGACCCGGCGATCCAGCGATGGCACTGCCGAAGCCTGAGCCGGGACGAGGCACTCGACTGGATCGCGCAGTGGCCGCCCCGCTGGCGGGCGGAGACGGACGCGGGTTGGGCGATCGTCGAGAACGACCAGGTCGTGGGCCAGACCGGCCTGCGGCACATCAGTCTCGCCGAGGGTCTCGGGCACGTCTCCTACTGGGTTCTCCCGTCAGCCCGCGGACAGCGGATCGCACCCCGCGCCCTGACCGCCCTGACCCGCTGGAGCATCGGTGAACTCGGCCTGCACCGCCTGGAACTGAGCCACTCCACCCACAACGCCGCCTCCTGCCGGGTCGCTCAGCGCTCCGGCTACCTCCTGGAGGGCACCAAACGCAGCGAGGCCCGCCACACCGACGGCTGGCACGACATGCATCTGCACGCCCACCTCGCCACCGACTGA
- a CDS encoding TetR/AcrR family transcriptional regulator, producing the protein MPEFTDSVWTRPARPRTGQPTLSREQIVRAAIELLDAEGAAGLSMRRLGAHLGSGATSLYWHVANKDDLLELAVDQVMGEVYVPEPGDTPWRVGVSVMADGMRAMLLRHTWVIGLLGVRPTIGPNVMRTSNRSVALLSAAGFTGPALSHVHSLITAHVIGAATTEAAVAAAVQRSGQSAAEIREQLEPFMEKTAGDYPDYARWRQESGVTEMDPDQVWDQSFAFGLERILDGLELWRVNNTGNTSSA; encoded by the coding sequence ATGCCCGAATTCACCGACTCGGTGTGGACCCGCCCGGCCCGCCCGCGCACCGGTCAGCCGACCCTCAGCCGGGAGCAGATCGTGCGCGCGGCGATCGAGCTCCTCGATGCCGAGGGAGCGGCCGGCCTGAGCATGCGCAGGCTCGGGGCCCACCTCGGTTCCGGCGCCACCTCGCTCTACTGGCACGTGGCGAACAAGGACGACCTGCTCGAACTGGCCGTCGACCAGGTGATGGGAGAGGTCTACGTGCCGGAGCCGGGTGACACCCCCTGGCGGGTGGGTGTGTCGGTGATGGCCGACGGCATGCGGGCCATGCTGCTGCGTCACACCTGGGTGATCGGGCTGCTCGGGGTGCGGCCCACCATCGGGCCCAACGTGATGCGGACGAGCAACCGCAGCGTCGCCCTGCTCTCGGCGGCCGGGTTCACCGGGCCCGCGCTGTCGCACGTGCACTCGCTGATCACCGCGCACGTGATCGGCGCGGCCACCACCGAGGCCGCGGTCGCCGCCGCGGTCCAGCGATCCGGGCAGTCGGCGGCCGAGATCCGCGAGCAGTTGGAGCCGTTCATGGAGAAGACCGCCGGCGACTACCCCGACTACGCGCGCTGGCGGCAGGAGAGCGGGGTCACCGAGATGGATCCGGACCAGGTCTGGGACCAGAGCTTCGCCTTCGGCCTGGAGCGGATCCTCGACGGCCTCGAACTCTGGCGGGTCAACAACACCGGCAACACCTCATCCGCTTAG
- a CDS encoding MFS transporter, with amino-acid sequence MSMPDRHPRRWLILGVLCLSLLVAVVDNMVLNIAIPALIRDLGASTADIQWIIDAYILVFAGALLTAGSLSDRHGRRLGLVTGLAIFGGASALATICQTPGQLIAVRGLMGLGAAFLMPGTLAILTTVFAEDERKKAIAIWSSVLMLGAIGGPTLGGLLLEHFWWGSVFLLNIPIVVLGIVAAVLIIPESRGPATRPDTLGALLSTIGMTALIWGVISAPEHGWQSARTVGGFLIALVALTGFILWERRVAEPMLPLSLFGDRNFRGASLSLVLLSFSAGGVMLAITQYLQFVLGYEPLRAGSAFIPMIVTTMAFNGVGVVMDKRFGARVALSAGLLLVAGGFAILSSLDPADGYPKLAAALVVIGMGSGVAAPAAVGTLLGALPPERAGVGSAVNDTVQQVGTALSVAILGSVLTTAYRASMPADVTGPARDSLGDALGVATATGDTGLAEAARAAFVDAIAVTSLIGVVGGIAAAVLAATVLRPKPATVEAETGPLSTEAEAVNPLSTGPEMKAAGIERQY; translated from the coding sequence ATGTCAATGCCAGACCGTCACCCCCGCCGCTGGCTGATCCTGGGCGTGCTCTGCCTGAGCCTGCTCGTGGCCGTCGTGGACAACATGGTGCTCAACATCGCCATCCCGGCCCTGATCCGCGACCTCGGCGCGAGCACCGCGGACATTCAGTGGATCATCGACGCCTACATCCTGGTCTTCGCCGGCGCGCTGCTCACCGCGGGCAGCCTCTCCGACCGGCATGGTCGCCGCCTCGGCCTCGTCACTGGTCTCGCAATCTTCGGCGGGGCGTCCGCACTGGCCACGATCTGCCAGACCCCCGGCCAGCTAATCGCGGTCCGTGGCCTGATGGGACTGGGCGCCGCCTTCCTCATGCCGGGCACCCTGGCCATCCTCACCACGGTCTTCGCGGAGGACGAGCGGAAGAAGGCGATCGCGATCTGGAGCTCCGTGCTGATGCTCGGCGCGATCGGCGGCCCGACCCTGGGCGGCCTCCTGCTGGAGCACTTCTGGTGGGGCTCGGTCTTCCTGCTCAACATCCCGATCGTGGTGCTCGGCATCGTGGCCGCGGTGCTGATCATCCCGGAGTCCCGGGGCCCGGCCACCCGGCCCGACACGCTCGGCGCCCTGCTCTCCACCATCGGCATGACCGCCCTGATCTGGGGCGTCATCTCCGCACCCGAGCACGGCTGGCAGTCGGCACGGACCGTCGGCGGTTTCCTCATCGCCCTGGTCGCACTGACCGGTTTCATCCTCTGGGAGCGCCGGGTCGCCGAGCCGATGCTGCCGCTGTCGCTCTTCGGGGACCGCAATTTCCGGGGCGCCAGCCTCTCGCTCGTGCTGCTCTCCTTCTCCGCCGGTGGCGTGATGCTGGCGATCACGCAATATCTCCAGTTCGTCCTCGGATACGAGCCGCTGCGGGCGGGCTCGGCCTTCATCCCGATGATCGTGACGACGATGGCCTTCAACGGTGTCGGCGTGGTGATGGACAAGCGGTTCGGCGCGCGGGTGGCGCTGTCGGCCGGCCTGCTGCTGGTGGCCGGCGGCTTCGCGATCCTCTCGTCGCTCGACCCGGCCGATGGGTATCCGAAGCTCGCCGCGGCCCTGGTCGTCATCGGCATGGGCAGTGGCGTGGCGGCGCCGGCCGCGGTGGGAACGCTGCTCGGGGCGCTGCCGCCGGAGCGGGCCGGGGTCGGCTCGGCGGTCAACGACACGGTCCAGCAGGTGGGCACGGCGCTGAGCGTGGCGATTCTGGGAAGCGTGCTGACCACGGCATATCGCGCGTCGATGCCGGCGGACGTCACCGGACCGGCGCGGGACTCGCTCGGTGATGCACTCGGGGTGGCGACGGCGACCGGAGACACGGGCCTGGCCGAGGCCGCGCGGGCCGCCTTCGTGGACGCCATCGCGGTCACCTCTCTCATCGGCGTGGTGGGCGGGATCGCCGCGGCGGTCCTGGCCGCCACGGTGTTGCGCCCGAAGCCTGCCACGGTTGAGGCGGAGACCGGCCCGTTGTCCACAGAAGCCGAAGCGGTGAATCCGTTGTCCACAGGCCCGGAGATGAAGGCCGCCGGAATCGAACGCCAGTACTAA
- a CDS encoding alpha-ketoglutarate-dependent dioxygenase AlkB, protein MTSAYQPSMLDLLSGPTEVRVGSLTGRLTRRHLTAGAWVDILPGWLPGSDAVFETLLGIDWRAERRRMYDDVVDVPRLLRWFSAEEPLPHPALTAARAELNRHYADELGEEFMTAGMCLYRDGRDSVAWHGDTIGRSATQDTMVAIVSVGSPRNLLLRPRAGGHDTLRLPLGHGDLIVMGGSCQRTWEHAVPKTAKPAGPRISVQFRPAGVA, encoded by the coding sequence ATGACCAGCGCCTACCAGCCTTCGATGCTCGATCTGCTGTCCGGGCCGACTGAGGTCCGGGTCGGGTCACTGACCGGCCGCCTCACCCGCCGGCACCTCACCGCGGGCGCCTGGGTGGACATCCTGCCCGGCTGGCTGCCCGGCTCCGACGCCGTCTTCGAGACGCTGCTCGGCATCGACTGGCGCGCCGAGCGCCGCCGGATGTATGACGACGTCGTCGACGTTCCACGGCTCCTCCGCTGGTTCTCAGCGGAGGAGCCGCTGCCGCATCCCGCCCTGACCGCCGCCCGCGCCGAACTGAACAGGCACTACGCCGATGAGCTCGGCGAGGAGTTCATGACCGCCGGGATGTGCCTCTACCGCGACGGGCGTGACAGCGTGGCCTGGCACGGCGACACCATCGGCCGCTCCGCCACGCAGGACACGATGGTCGCGATCGTCTCGGTCGGCTCCCCACGAAACCTGCTGCTACGACCACGCGCCGGCGGGCACGACACGCTGCGCCTGCCCCTCGGCCACGGCGATCTGATCGTGATGGGCGGCTCCTGTCAGCGCACCTGGGAGCACGCCGTGCCCAAGACCGCGAAGCCCGCCGGACCCCGGATCAGCGTGCAGTTCCGGCCCGCCGGCGTGGCCTGA
- a CDS encoding ABC transporter ATP-binding protein, producing MSTDPPLKELALHNITVRFGGLTALDDVSLRVAPGRIVGVIGPNGAGKTTLFNVICGFVNPTSGSLTLDGQPWRPRPHHLNRLGIARTLQGVGQFAGMTVLENVMVGARNRHAEREALTALERCGVARYAGAHPGALPYAIRKRIELARALVAKPRILMLDEPAGGLDPDEIRWLGTLIKEVGTTVLLVEHHMDLVMSVCDEILVLDFGRSIALGTPGEISENPRVTEAYLGAPA from the coding sequence ATGTCAACAGATCCCCCGCTCAAGGAGCTCGCGCTCCACAACATCACGGTCCGCTTCGGCGGCTTGACCGCACTCGATGACGTCTCCCTGCGCGTGGCGCCGGGGCGGATCGTGGGCGTCATCGGGCCGAACGGCGCGGGCAAGACCACCCTTTTCAATGTCATCTGCGGCTTCGTGAACCCGACATCCGGGTCACTCACGCTGGACGGGCAGCCCTGGCGGCCCCGGCCGCACCATTTGAACCGTCTCGGTATCGCACGGACCCTCCAGGGTGTCGGCCAGTTCGCCGGCATGACCGTCCTGGAGAACGTGATGGTCGGTGCGCGCAACCGGCATGCCGAGCGGGAGGCGCTCACCGCCCTGGAGCGGTGTGGCGTCGCCCGGTACGCGGGCGCCCATCCCGGCGCGCTGCCGTACGCGATTCGTAAACGCATCGAGCTGGCACGGGCGCTGGTCGCCAAGCCACGCATCCTGATGCTCGACGAGCCGGCCGGCGGGCTGGACCCGGATGAGATCCGCTGGCTCGGCACCCTGATCAAAGAGGTCGGCACCACCGTCCTGCTGGTCGAACACCACATGGACCTGGTGATGTCGGTCTGCGACGAGATCCTGGTGCTCGATTTCGGTAGGTCGATCGCGCTCGGCACCCCGGGCGAGATCAGCGAGAACCCACGGGTGACCGAGGCCTATCTCGGCGCTCCGGCCTGA
- a CDS encoding ABC transporter ATP-binding protein gives MTGALLQVDGLTAGYGAAPVLHDVGLTVRPGEIVAVLGANGAGKTTLLRALSGLVRSSRGRVVFDGADLAGTKVEHLVRRGIAHVPEGRGVVTELTVDENLRLGGLWRRDRADARKALDEVYDLFPSLAQRRTFAGHQLSGGERQMLALGRALVGRPRLLLLDEPSLGLAPKVTGQIMALLRDLRERTGLAVLLVEQNVRSALSIADEGVVLALGRVVARNKASVLRDDADLRHAYLGF, from the coding sequence ATGACCGGGGCGTTGCTACAGGTCGACGGCCTGACCGCCGGGTACGGCGCGGCACCGGTCCTGCACGACGTCGGCCTCACCGTCCGACCCGGAGAGATCGTCGCCGTGCTCGGGGCGAACGGCGCTGGCAAGACCACTCTCCTGCGCGCCCTCTCGGGCCTGGTCCGCAGTTCGCGTGGCCGGGTCGTCTTCGACGGCGCGGACCTCGCCGGCACCAAAGTGGAGCATCTGGTGCGGAGGGGCATCGCGCACGTTCCGGAGGGACGCGGCGTGGTCACCGAACTGACCGTGGACGAGAACCTGCGGCTCGGCGGGCTCTGGCGGCGCGACCGGGCCGATGCCCGGAAGGCGCTCGACGAGGTCTACGACCTGTTCCCGTCGCTGGCGCAACGTCGCACCTTCGCCGGCCATCAACTGTCCGGCGGTGAGCGGCAGATGCTGGCCCTGGGCCGGGCGCTGGTCGGGCGGCCGAGGCTGCTGCTGCTCGACGAGCCGTCGCTGGGCCTCGCGCCGAAGGTGACCGGCCAGATCATGGCGCTGCTTCGTGACCTGCGGGAACGCACCGGGCTGGCGGTCCTGCTGGTCGAACAGAACGTACGCAGCGCGCTCTCCATCGCCGATGAGGGCGTGGTGCTCGCGCTGGGCCGGGTGGTGGCCCGTAACAAGGCGTCGGTGTTGCGCGACGACGCCGACCTCCGTCACGCCTACCTGGGGTTCTAG
- a CDS encoding branched-chain amino acid ABC transporter permease, which produces MDRFIYLTFDGLSRGLVYAAFALALVLIWRAARIVNFAQGSMAVAAVYVAYSVTNATGSYWLGFVVALLAGLLLGVLVERVVMRFVDHSSPLNGVVVALGLVLVLQGTLGIVYGNEYQPVETPFSRDAFEVGGIAMLSRYDLFVFAAVGTVVVVLTLLFTRTAIGLRMRAAAFAPDVSRLLGVSVGGMLTLGWALAAAVGSLAGMLVVPTELGVHPTAMDVVFVSAFTAAVVGGLDSPIGAVVGGLVVGLLLSYVSGYIDVTVAPMAILALLVLVLLGKPGGLFSSSKARVA; this is translated from the coding sequence ATGGACCGATTCATCTATCTGACCTTCGACGGGCTCAGCCGCGGACTGGTCTACGCGGCGTTCGCGCTGGCCCTCGTCCTGATCTGGCGCGCCGCCCGGATCGTCAACTTCGCGCAGGGCTCGATGGCGGTGGCCGCCGTCTACGTCGCCTATTCGGTGACGAACGCGACCGGGTCCTACTGGCTCGGGTTCGTGGTGGCCCTGCTGGCCGGGCTCCTGCTCGGTGTCCTGGTCGAGCGGGTGGTGATGCGGTTCGTCGACCACTCGTCACCGCTCAACGGGGTGGTGGTGGCGCTCGGCCTGGTCCTGGTTCTGCAGGGCACGCTCGGCATCGTCTACGGCAACGAGTACCAGCCGGTGGAGACGCCGTTCAGCCGGGACGCGTTCGAGGTGGGCGGGATCGCGATGCTGTCGCGGTACGACCTGTTCGTCTTCGCCGCGGTGGGCACGGTGGTCGTCGTTCTCACGCTGCTCTTCACCCGTACGGCGATCGGCCTGCGGATGCGGGCCGCGGCCTTCGCGCCGGACGTGTCCCGCCTGCTCGGCGTCTCGGTGGGCGGCATGTTGACGCTCGGCTGGGCGCTGGCGGCGGCGGTCGGATCGCTCGCCGGGATGCTGGTGGTCCCCACCGAACTGGGCGTCCACCCGACCGCCATGGACGTCGTCTTCGTCTCGGCGTTCACGGCCGCGGTGGTCGGCGGTCTGGACAGCCCGATCGGTGCGGTCGTCGGCGGCCTGGTCGTGGGCCTGCTGCTGTCGTACGTCAGCGGATACATCGACGTCACGGTCGCCCCGATGGCGATCCTCGCCCTGCTCGTGCTGGTGCTGCTCGGCAAGCCGGGTGGCCTGTTCTCCAGTTCGAAAGCGAGGGTGGCATGA